One genomic segment of Falco biarmicus isolate bFalBia1 chromosome 15, bFalBia1.pri, whole genome shotgun sequence includes these proteins:
- the TMEM170A gene encoding transmembrane protein 170A isoform X2, which produces MEGGEPGGGGGLLQQILSLRLVPRVGNGTTTYSSPLSTFPEMWYGVFLWALVSSLSFHVPAALLALFTLRHHKYGRFMSVSLLLMGIVGPITAGILTSCGVEDLVMRACPKPPQPPHLLEASAEFPHQFTHCHQRALVTG; this is translated from the exons ATGGAGGGCGGCgagccgggcggcggcgggggactCCTGCAGCAAATCCTCAGCCTCCGCCTGGTGCCCCGCGTGGGCAACGGCACCACCACCTACTCCAGCCCCCTCTCCACCTTCCCAG AGATGTGGTATGGCGTCTTCCTCTGGGCTCTCgtctcctccctctccttccacGTCCCGGCCGCTTTGCTAGCGCTCTTCACGCTCAGGCATCACAAGTACGGCAGGTTCATGTCCGTGAGCCTCCTGCTGATGGGCATCGTGGGACCCATCACCGCCGGCATCCTGACAA gctgtggtgtaGAGGATCTTGTGATGAGAGCGTGTCCAAAACCACCCCAACCTCCCCACCTTCTGGAGGCCTCGGCAGAGTTTCCCCACCAATTCACCCATTGCCACCAGCGTGCATTGGTTACTGGCTGA
- the TMEM170A gene encoding transmembrane protein 170A isoform X1, with the protein MEGGEPGGGGGLLQQILSLRLVPRVGNGTTTYSSPLSTFPEMWYGVFLWALVSSLSFHVPAALLALFTLRHHKYGRFMSVSLLLMGIVGPITAGILTSAAIAGVYRAAGKKMIPFEALILGVGQTFCVVVVSFLRILATL; encoded by the exons ATGGAGGGCGGCgagccgggcggcggcgggggactCCTGCAGCAAATCCTCAGCCTCCGCCTGGTGCCCCGCGTGGGCAACGGCACCACCACCTACTCCAGCCCCCTCTCCACCTTCCCAG AGATGTGGTATGGCGTCTTCCTCTGGGCTCTCgtctcctccctctccttccacGTCCCGGCCGCTTTGCTAGCGCTCTTCACGCTCAGGCATCACAAGTACGGCAGGTTCATGTCCGTGAGCCTCCTGCTGATGGGCATCGTGGGACCCATCACCGCCGGCATCCTGACAA GTGCTGCCATTGCTGGAGTATACAGAGCCGCGGGGAAAAAAATGATTCCCTTCGAAGCCCTCATTTTAGGAGTGGGCCAGACGTtctgtgtggtggtggtttcGTTTTTACGTATCTTAGCCACCCTCTAG